CTGCCTTTTCGGTCGTGAATCACCCGCATGCAACGCGCCCTCCTCGCGCTTGCGACGGGGTCATTTAATGACCGTGGGTGGCACCTCAAGCGCATGGATACTGGCGAAGGTCCAACCCCGGGTCATGTTCGGCGAGTGAGGTATGAGACGGAGGCGGGGGGAGATGGCGTTTGGCGATGCGTTGGGGACGCGACCCACGGTCACCTCTCATAACGACCGTAGGTCTCGCCGATCCATGACCCACGGTCACCTCGAAGCCGCATAAACACAGGCGATGGTGGAACCTACGGTCACCTCTTCCACCTGACCCACGGTCACCTCTCACAACGACCGTAGGTCTCGCCGGCCCATGACCCACGGTCGCCTCGAAGCCGCATAAACACACACGATGATGCAACCCACGGTCGTCTCTCCCTCCTGACCCACGGTCACCTCTCACAACGACCGTAGGTCTCGCCGACCCATGACCCACGGTCACCTCGAAGCCATGACCCACGGTCACCTCGAAGGCGCATAAACACACACGATGGTGCAACCCACGGTGATCTATCAGGCGCTGACCTATGGTCCTTTGCGGCACGCTGGATAGCCTGCCGCCAGCCGGCACACTGGCCGGCATTCAACCGGTCATTTTGTCGCGACAGCCCCCTCTGTACCTTCCCCAACTCCCGTTGTATGCTCCCGCGAAATTGGCCCATCGCCGCCTCGTATGTGTTGGATTGAAGGCGGCGCGCTCACTGAATCATGTCGTTTGCAGGACCTACTTTATGGTGATGGATATCACCTCCAGCAACGCCCCGACCTCCCGGGCGGATGCACCTCCGGCGCCGGCCTTTGCTCCGGCGCAGCTTCGCGAGGCGGCCCTCCGGGTGCGCGAGACTGCCTATATCGTGCGTGAGCCCTCCGGGGGACGCATCGGCGTGAGCTTTGATGTGCGTCACCTTGATGCCACAGGCGGCTACGAACATCTGGCGACTCTGCCGCCGATGTACCCGGAGTGGCTCGGCGACCGCGCCTTCTGCGAGACCCACGGACTGCGCTTTCCTTACGTGGGCGGCGCGATGGCCAACGGCATCACCAGCCCCGAGATGGTGATTCGTCTGGCGCACGCCGGCATGCTCGGTTTTCTGGGCACCGCCGGCCTCTCGCTTGAGCGTATGATCGATTATATCGACCGCACCGCCGCAGCCCTCCATCCTCAGAGACTGCCCTTCGGTGCCAACCTGATCCACTCCCCCCAGGAGCCCGGGCTGGAGATGGCCACCGTTGAGCTCTTTTTGAGCCGCGGGGTGCGCCGGGTCTCCGCCTCGGCCTTTATGCGCCTGACCCCGGCGGTGGTGCGCTATGCGGTGAGCGGACTTTTTCGCGACGCTCACGGTCGTGTGCAGCGCTCCAACTTTCTCTTTGCCAAAATCTCGCGGCCGGAAGTCGCCGAGCCTTTTCTGAAGCCCGCTCCGCAGAAAATGCTGGAGCAGCTGGTCTCCGAGCGGAAGATCACGGCCGAAGAAGCAGCGCTGGCCCGGGAAGTTCCCGTGGCCAGCGATATCACCGTGGAGTCGGACTCCGGCGGTCACACCGACCGCCGCCCGCTGGGGCCGCTTTTCTCGGTGATCGCCCGACTGCGCGACGATCTTCAGCGCGCGCACGGCTTTACCACCCCGGTGCGCCTGGGCGCGGCCGGCGGCCTGGGCACCCCGCAGGCGGTGGCTGCGGCATTTGGGCT
The sequence above is drawn from the Lujinxingia sediminis genome and encodes:
- a CDS encoding PfaD family polyunsaturated fatty acid/polyketide biosynthesis protein, producing MVMDITSSNAPTSRADAPPAPAFAPAQLREAALRVRETAYIVREPSGGRIGVSFDVRHLDATGGYEHLATLPPMYPEWLGDRAFCETHGLRFPYVGGAMANGITSPEMVIRLAHAGMLGFLGTAGLSLERMIDYIDRTAAALHPQRLPFGANLIHSPQEPGLEMATVELFLSRGVRRVSASAFMRLTPAVVRYAVSGLFRDAHGRVQRSNFLFAKISRPEVAEPFLKPAPQKMLEQLVSERKITAEEAALAREVPVASDITVESDSGGHTDRRPLGPLFSVIARLRDDLQRAHGFTTPVRLGAAGGLGTPQAVAAAFGLGAAFVLTGSINQASVEANQSPTVKAMLAQARFADVTMCPAGDMFEMGVEVQVLKRGNFFAARAKRLFEVYSTYPSIEAIEPEVREKLEREIFQQPMEEVWQKTREFFTRRDPQEIERAERDPRHRLALVCRWYLGLSSRWAIEGVEGRQLDYQVWMGPAQGAFNDWARGTFLEPLEARHVDQMALNLMEGAARHTRASQLRAFGAAIPPDAFDHRPLPLA